GCGAGATCTTCAAAGAAGAAGGAATGGAGGTTTTAACAGAAGCCAAAGTCGTGAAATTTGAAACACTGGCTCATGATAAAATTAGGGCTACTCTAGTTTTAAAAGGTGAAAAAAAGACTATTACCTGTACACATGTACTGCTTGCATCAGGCAGGGCACCTCAAACAACAGCTTTAGGACTAGAAAATACGACTGTGGAATGTGATCCGCACGGATTTGTTAAAGTGAATGAATTTCTGGAAACTAAGGCACCAAATATATACGCTTTAGGAGATGTAAAAGGCGGCCCGGCCTTTACACATATTTCATATAATGACTATATTGTAGTCACCAAAAATCTTTTGGAAGGAAGTAAAATGAGTATTAAAGACCGTATGGTGCCCTATTGTATGTTTACTGACCCTCAATTAGGCCGGATTGGCATAACTGAAACACAGGCGGCTGCACAGGGACTCGATTACCTGGTTGCTAAAATTCCAATGCGAAATGTAGCCAGGGCAATTGAAAATGCTGAAACCAGGGGCTTTATGAAAGCTGTGGTTGATAAAACAACCAAACAGATACTCGGTGCAACAATCATTGGTGAACAAGGGGGCGAGATTATGTCAATTTTGCAAATGGCGATGATGGGAAAGATCACTTATGAGGAGATAAGATTTACCATTTTTGCACATCCTTTGTACGCTGAATCTCTCAATAATTTATTTATGTCACTCGCTTAAATGATTAAAGCAGAAAACCTGGTCAGGAAATTTGGCACTTCAATGGCTGTTAATGATATCAGCT
The sequence above is drawn from the Pedobacter cryoconitis genome and encodes:
- the lpdA gene encoding dihydrolipoyl dehydrogenase; protein product: MKEFDAIVIGAGQAGVPLAKKLANAGWKTALIEKRMVGGTCINDGCTPTKAMVASARLAYQAGRSKDLGIDIPAYEIDFKAIMARKAAIVTQFREGSIAGIEKTKNLTLIYGEAKFQDDHTVYVNERDGNFENYTAKHIFINTGASPRIPDIEGVKAIKYLTSTTILELKEVPEHLLIVGGGYIGLEFGQMFKRFGSKITIMEQGGQLMPKEDNDVCEVMSEIFKEEGMEVLTEAKVVKFETLAHDKIRATLVLKGEKKTITCTHVLLASGRAPQTTALGLENTTVECDPHGFVKVNEFLETKAPNIYALGDVKGGPAFTHISYNDYIVVTKNLLEGSKMSIKDRMVPYCMFTDPQLGRIGITETQAAAQGLDYLVAKIPMRNVARAIENAETRGFMKAVVDKTTKQILGATIIGEQGGEIMSILQMAMMGKITYEEIRFTIFAHPLYAESLNNLFMSLA